In Hermetia illucens chromosome 1, iHerIll2.2.curated.20191125, whole genome shotgun sequence, one genomic interval encodes:
- the LOC119646346 gene encoding uncharacterized protein LOC119646346 yields MFRNLSVFLVCAFAVQCLADPDCSQRPKKEDLMNCCAKPPAYEDIVRKCSDKFPFQQGQPNFCVDECIFNETGVTVNGVVQKDKLSEKIGELYKDIPDFLPGVAKAIEKCDEFVRAKLVEIMEHKSAGADKCNPVASMYESCFFVDEMISCPASDWQNTDNCNRAKEFMKSCPMPYNH; encoded by the exons ATGTTCCGAAATCTATCTGTATTCCTCGTGTGTGCTTTCGCA GTACAATGTTTGGCTGACCCGGACTGTTCCCAACGGCCCAAAAAGGAA gaTTTGATGAATTGTTGTGCGAAACCACCTGCATATGAGGACATTGTGAGAAAGTGTAGCGATAAATTTCCCTTTCAGCAAGGCCAGCCGAACTTC TGCGTTGATGAATGCATCTTCAATGAAACAGGAGTAACTGTAAACGGTGTGGTTCAGAAGGATAAACTTTCTGAAAAAATAGGAGAATTGTATAAAGACATACCTGATTTCCTCCCAGGAGTCGCGAAGGCAATTGAAAAATGTGACGAATTTG ttcGTGCTAAACTGgttgaaataatggagcataaATCTGCAGGCGCGGATAAATGTAATCCTGTAGCTTCAATGTATGAATCCTGCTTTTTTGTCGACGAAATGATTAGTTGCCCAGCATCGGATTGGCAAAATACTGACAATTGCAATCGTGCTAAGGAATTTATGAAGTCTTGCCCAATGCCTTATAACCATTGA